The Nitrospinaceae bacterium genomic interval TCATCCAAGAAATATGACAAAAATTCATAGCTACCAGATTGTGTATTTTCCGGGCTAAGCAATATTTCGATTGTGGGAAGAAAAATACCCGCGCTCGCACTCGCAAGGAACGTATTCACGATCAAAATAAAGAACAAGACAAGGGAGTGCGATGGAAATTGCCTTAATACGGAGACGGGAAAAAGCCAACCGGTGATTTTTTCGTTTGTTTCTTGAATTTTATTTTCCGATTTCTTACTCAAACTCAACCTCGCGACAAACAAAGTTTCAGATTATTCTAGGAGTAAAAGACAGCCTTCTTTCTAGTGGCGGGAAAGTTCATCTACCACCATATCGATGGTATGCGCCTCGGTCTCCAGCCAGGCATCAATCGTAGAGCCCCCAATGTGGGGAGTGAAAATTACATTGTCGTGCTCTCTTGCATACTTCAAAAATGGATGTTCGGGAAAATTGTCGATAAAGCCAGGGACAAATTCTCCTTCGAAAACATCAAGCGCGGCCCCTGCGATATGTCCATTTTCAAGTGAACTGTAAAGCGCATTCCAGTCGATCAACTCTCCCCGCGCGGTGTTGACGAAGTAAGAGCCCTGCTTGAATGAATCGAATATTTCCCGGTTGAATATGCCTTCTGTCTCAGGCTCATGAGGGATATGAACCGAAATAACATCACTCACAGAAACTAGTTCTTTGAGCGTAGCAACCCTTTTGATGCGGGGATCGATGGTCTTTTCCGAGTGATCGAAATACCGAACTTCCATGCCGAACGCCAATCCATAATTCGCTACCAATGAGCCAAGACGACCCAGCCCGACGACTCCAAGACTCATTCGCGAAAGCATTCCAGGCGCTCCAAATGGACGCCTATCCCAATTACCGGCCAGAACGCTTTCATGGGCGGTTAGAATTTTTCTACTAAGAGCAAGTATTAGCCCCCAGGTCAGTTCAGCTGTCGGGGTGATTGTTTTTAAAAACTCTGGAGCGAATTTTAAGCAGGCAACAAAAATTCCCTTCGAGACAGCGCAATCAACATCTATATGTGGATGTCCCGTAGTGTTGGAGGCTATGACGCGCAGCCTCTTGGCCAAATCCATCTTTTCTTTCCCCACGAAATAGCCAAGCGGCGCGAACAACACCTCTACGCGGGAGAGTATTTCAGGGGTATCTTCCGACGGATCATCTAGCTCGATAACACTGAAAAGATCGTCCAGACGTTTCAAGTTCTCTGGTTGATATTTAAGCATCCTGTAGTAAAGCGCTACTGGTTTTTGGGCCATTCGGTGCTCATCTATGCAAAAGGATTATATACAGAGGGAAATCGACTCGGATGCTTGTTAGTACGTGATCCGTTTCTGTAATGTAAATTCATATTTTTCGAGAATGTCGGTAATTCTTTTTCCAGATTTACCGTCGCCATAGAGATAGTCAGGCTCGTATTTACCATGGTTGGCCTGCCGCTCCATAGCTTCCGCAATTTCATCACAACTATAGCCAACGTCGATAACGTTGCGCCCGCGCTCCCGGCCTCCCTGACGTGTTCCGATGTTCACCGAGGGCGTCCCGAGAAAAGCCGCCTCTCGGATGCCGCTGGACGAGTTACCAATGATGCAAGTTGCGTTTTTCAATAAGGGGGCGAACAATTCGATAGGTAAGCTTTTAAAATAATGTACGTTGGTGGGAGATTTTCTTTCTCGATAGAAACGAATTCCTTTGTTGATACCGTCAGAACCTGCGTCCATGTTGGGCCAAATCCAAATTACCGGCATCTTCGATCCATCAATCGCCGCAATCGTCTCATTCACGTTCTTGAAATTATCATCATACTCGGTCGTAACCGGATGCTGGATAACGATGTGATAGTTACCAGGCTCAATATCAACCAACTCTCCCAGCCCATAATCTTTCTGATAAGCACGGACTGGGTCAAGGTTATCAAGATCCTGTCCGGCGATGACGTCCATACTAGTTGCGCCAACCGGAAAAATCGTCGTTGGTGCCTCGCCCATGCGCTCTATTCTTTTAGCGGCATTCTCTGAGGTTGGGAAATGCAGATGTGCCAGCTTGGTGATTGAATGGCGAATACTTTCATCGATCGAGCCGGATACTTCTCCGCCTTCCATGTGGGCAATGGGTATATTCATGTAGCAGGCTGCCATAGCAATTGGCAGACATTCGAAGCGATCAGCGATGACAAAAACAACATCGGGCTTCAAATCCTCGAATGCTGTACTGAACTCGGTAACAGCGATTCCAGCAGACTTCGCCATTGTAACAGGGTTTTCACCTTCGAGCAGAAAATGGATCATCCTGTCCACGGGCAAATTAATGCTGTCGTCCGAATGAAGAATACGTCCGTATTTTTCCAAAATTACGCCACCCCCCAAAATGAGCTGAAGCTCAAGATTCGGGGTTTTTTGAATACTCTCGATGACCGATTTCATCTTCGCGTAATTTCCGCGGGTGGTGATAATGATGCAAATCTTGCGGTGGCTCAATTCAGATGCTCCCACTGTATGACGGTATCAGACTCAAGATCGATATTGATGCGGCGGTGGACAACCTTCTCGGCATCCGAGGGAGGAATGCCCGTGCCCGGTCGCTTAAAGGCGAGCACATCCAAAGTTAATTCATCTCCCGCTTTCATTGCTTTCCTCGTTACCAGGCTCTTTCGTGCCCAGAGAATACTCTCCAGCTCAGCCGAGTTGGGTACGCGCTCTCCTGAGCCAAGACTCGCTTCAATTTCGCGCGCACCTCGAATCAACTCAGGAAGATCTTCGGGCCCACAAGAAACTTTCCAATCCTGCGCATCAGGAACGTTGAAATCCAACGAAATATGTTTTTCGAGAACTCGTGCGCCCCGCGCAATTGCGGCCAAGGGAATGTAAATGCCAGCCGTATGATCCGAATACCCTGTCACTACATCAAAAGCCTCGCGAATAGCATCCATCACCCGAAGATTAATTTCATCGGGAGGCGAAGGGTAGTTTGTCACGCAATGCAGCACCACCACCTCCCGGTTTCCGGCCTCGAATACCACATCGAGCGCTTTAGTGATTTTCTCAAAAGTGTACATCCCGGTGGATAAAATAACGGGTTTTCCCCGCCCCGCAACCTTCGAGATGAATGGCCAGTTATCCACCTCGCCCGAGCCAATTTTATGAACTGGTACCTTGAGTTCATCAAGAAAATCCAGACTCGGCTCATCGTGTGCGGTGGCAAAAAAAGTGATGTTTTTATCATCACAGTAATCTCGGACACGATAAAAATCATCGTAGGGAAGGCATCTACTACTCAAGCGCTCCCGCCAAGCGGCCGCCTCGCGCCCAATGAGGGCGTCCGTATCGAAGATCTGAAATTTAACGGCATCCGCCCCGGCCTCCACCGCCATGTCCACCAGCCGAAACGCTTTTTCCACGCTGCCAAAATGCGCAACACCGGCCTCGGCGATCAGATAAGCGGGGCAATCTTCTCCTACCCCAACACCATCTATCTGAAACCGTGAACTAAACCGTTTACTCATTTCCATTTCGTTTTCGGAAGAATCGATTCTGCATGAATATTACTCTTGTACTTCATTACCGTTTCGAGAATACGCGCGAGCACATCATCGGTCAGAAGATTTGGCTCAAGGCCCAGATCGGGCAGTGCGCTTAGCGCAGGATTATAATAATGCTCCTCTGCCTCGACTCGGGGATTTTCGACTGACTGGACTTGCACATCCAGCGAGAGCATTTTTCCTGCCCTCACCACACGATCCGCAAGATCATTTACCGAAAAAGTTTCAGTGAATTGGTTAAACACCCGCAACCCACCCTCATCCAATGGATTATCCACCGCCAGGCGAATACACTGCATCGTATCCTTGATATTCAGATAGCCACGCGTCTGCCCACCGGCCCCATAAACGGTCAGAGGTATTCCCGCAACAGCCTGGACAACAAAACGGTTCAACGCCGTTCCAAACGTTTCATCATAGCTAAAACACGTGAAGAGATTTTCATCGTCATCCATCTCATCCGTAAACAGACCGTAAACCGGCCCTTGCATTAGGTCGGTTACGCGAAGCCCCCACGCCCGCACGTAAAAGTAGAGCAGATCCGTATCCTGAATTTTAGTCGTGTGGTAGAGGGAGCCCGCCTGACGCGGAAAGAGAAATCTACCTTTTCTGCCCTTGTGTTCGATATCGATGAATCCTTCTTCGATATCGATATCCGGAGTCCCGTACTCACCCATGGTGCCGAGTTTGACAATATGGCATTCGGGATTCACTTCCCGTACTGCATAAGCAAGATTTAGCGTACCCGTAAGATTGTTGTTCAAGGTGAAACGAGCCTGCTCATAATTGGCCATAGAATAGGGTGCCGAGGGTTGTTCAGCGTAATGAACGACTGTATCAGGAACAACTTTCTTGAATACATCGAGAAAGAACTTACAGTCCGTTACATCCCCCTCAAATACTTTAATGTCTTTTCCGGATTTTGCTGCCCATGCGACCACGCGCTCATTCAATTTTGGGGTAGCGTAAAGTTGCGGTGCACCGATCTCCGCACTAGCCGTACGCCTAAAGTAATTGTCGATTACAGTAACTTCGTGACCGCATGAAGATAGGTGCATGGCCGTCGGCCAGCCGAGGAAACCATCGCCACCTAAAATTAGAACCTTCATCTATTTTCAACCCTCCTAAGAAGCGAATGACTTCTACACGTTTCCTACAAATTGGAACTGAGAACAATCCTGTCATCTGGCACCCCTAACTCCCTTAGGCGCTCAATGCATTCATCTATTTTTTCAAGCTCCATTACACATACATACTCAGAAAAATCAGATAACTCATCCAAAGGACCCACCTGATATCCCAAGAAGAATTCTCCCGAACTCGCAAGAGATGAAACTGAGACTATTTCAATGTCATTTTGTTTCATAGTCAAATAAAAAAGCTCTGCAAGCTCTCCCACTCCCACCAACGCGACCCGCCTCACTCCCTTTGTCATCAGGTCCAAAGCAAGTTCCTGTAATTTCGAGCGAACATCCTTGTAGTAGGTCAGGGAGTACTGAACGTAACTTAGCGTTTTTTGAGATTTCTCAGAAATACCCTTAGGAGTCAATATGTACTGTACCCGGCGCCCAGGAATCGTCGTTACTTTGAAATAACCCTTTCGAACAATGCGTTTTACGAAAGAGTTAACAAGCCCCAAAGAAATATTTAGTTTATTCGCAAGTTCCCTTTGGGTGGTTGCACCATCCGCCCGGTCAATCTCTTCCATCAACTTCAACTCTTGAATATCAGATTTACGCACGACCCACGTCTCTTTATTTCGAAGGATTTAAAAGGGGAGGGGAAAAAACATCACAAAAGAGAAGATACAGCTCCGCCCTCTCGGGCCACTAACAAAACAACGCAACGATCATTATTTCAAATACTTACATACACAACTTACCTGAAGTCTTTTCACATTCCGACAATTTTCTAATCTCAGAATCGTGAATTTATAAAAACTCAAAACATTCAGGATATTTTCACAACCTGTTTTTCCGAGAGTTCGACAGCAACGGAGCGCTGCAACAATGCAACCGAAACCACCAGATGTTCCTTCCGGCTAATTCGGATCACTTTTCCTTCAGCCCCCGTAAGGGGCCCATCATCAATACGAACAGCATCCCCCGGCCCGAGATAGGAAATTTCCTTAAAATTTTCTCCGCTCTCAAGAAGAATTCGAAGAGATTCTACTTCGTTTTTAAACATGGGCATCGGATGCCCACCTTGGCCCAAAATCCTGACAACCGAACGTGTAGTTACCACTTCCCTAGCCCATCCAATCCGAGCCCCAGGCTCAACAAAGAGATAACCAGGAAACAATGGGGCGAGAATCGTTTTACGTCGATCACGCCTCCGGCTTAGAGTCAATTTTTCAGGGAGAAATACGGTGAGTTCCATCCGCTCCAGAATGTCGCGGACAACTCGTTCATGATTACTCTTAATATGGACTGCGTACCATTCTGCGCTCAAAGCCCGATTCCACAATTAGGCGGCCAGTTTAAATTCGCTCGTTATTCGCCATTCCTTGCGTTCACAGGTTGAACGTAAATCATTTACACACCCAATGTCAACAAAAAAACATTTTTTTCAATAATTTAGGATAATTCAAAGACTCATGAGGAGTACTAGAGGATAATACTTAGAATGAGGTTTTCAGCCCAATATCCCATCAAATATTGCATCGATACTCTATGGGGTGCCTTCCCTTAGTTAGGCTTCTCGCCATATAGGCGCCAACCATAAAGTCCGGTGGGCGAAATTTTCACATTGCTCAGACCTGACCTTTCCGCCCAGCCTTCCATGTCTTCGCGATTATAATAAAATCGAATAGGGGCAGACAGACGATCGAACCAATCTGCAAAACAAGTATGAAAAGGAAATTTTGCATAGAGTTTAATTCTGCGAGGTGTCAGCGAATCAACACCTGGAATCGCCTTCAAAAGACGATATGGCAATATAAACAACCCATAATCAAGACAAGCCGCAAGTAAACATATCGCTTTTAAGATTCCGTAAGGCATTCTGGTCGTTCTCTTGCGAACCGCTTCAAGCAAAGCGTTTAAACGCCCTCTTGATTTACTATAAACCCAAATAAAAATCGGAGAACCCGGCTTTAAATATTTCTGTAACTCTACAAAAGCACCTTCAGGATCGGGCATATGGTGCAATGCCCCAATACAATAAACGTAATCCAGGCTATCCGTCTGAAACGGAATCTGATAGGCGGATCCTTTCACGACTCGAGCATTTCCCAACTCCCGTGTATTTTCCTTTGCGGAAATGGCGGCGTCGCTAAAATCCATTCCAATGGCAAGCTTCGCCCCGTAGCGCGCAGAGTAGAACAAATGCCGACCGAACCCACATGCGGCATCGAGACCAACCTTTCCCTCGAAAAAAGATGCTTCAACAGGAAAGATATAATTCAAGAAATGCTCTTCGTCTTCCGGCGAAATTTCTTTGAACTCCCGCCACTGATACCCGAAACTTTTGCTGGTTCGATTTAAAATATCCTGGCTAACTAATTCATTTTCTGGCATTGAATTTTTACCTGTCTGAATTTCCTGCATGATCTCCACAAACCCTATTGGCTATTACCCAAGTATAACGATTCAAGATTATTCACAAGATGATCTATTGAATACTGGCGAGCACGCTCTCGGCCCACACGGCCCATATCTGTCAGTTTACTTGGGTCGTTTAACAGAAAACCCATGGCCGACGCAAAACCTTTGCTGTCTTCCGATTGAACCAGAGCGCCCACTGCACCCAC includes:
- a CDS encoding N-acylneuraminate-9-phosphate synthase; the encoded protein is MSKRFSSRFQIDGVGVGEDCPAYLIAEAGVAHFGSVEKAFRLVDMAVEAGADAVKFQIFDTDALIGREAAAWRERLSSRCLPYDDFYRVRDYCDDKNITFFATAHDEPSLDFLDELKVPVHKIGSGEVDNWPFISKVAGRGKPVILSTGMYTFEKITKALDVVFEAGNREVVVLHCVTNYPSPPDEINLRVMDAIREAFDVVTGYSDHTAGIYIPLAAIARGARVLEKHISLDFNVPDAQDWKVSCGPEDLPELIRGAREIEASLGSGERVPNSAELESILWARKSLVTRKAMKAGDELTLDVLAFKRPGTGIPPSDAEKVVHRRINIDLESDTVIQWEHLN
- the neuC gene encoding UDP-N-acetylglucosamine 2-epimerase (hydrolyzing); this encodes MKSVIESIQKTPNLELQLILGGGVILEKYGRILHSDDSINLPVDRMIHFLLEGENPVTMAKSAGIAVTEFSTAFEDLKPDVVFVIADRFECLPIAMAACYMNIPIAHMEGGEVSGSIDESIRHSITKLAHLHFPTSENAAKRIERMGEAPTTIFPVGATSMDVIAGQDLDNLDPVRAYQKDYGLGELVDIEPGNYHIVIQHPVTTEYDDNFKNVNETIAAIDGSKMPVIWIWPNMDAGSDGINKGIRFYRERKSPTNVHYFKSLPIELFAPLLKNATCIIGNSSSGIREAAFLGTPSVNIGTRQGGRERGRNVIDVGYSCDEIAEAMERQANHGKYEPDYLYGDGKSGKRITDILEKYEFTLQKRITY
- a CDS encoding winged helix-turn-helix transcriptional regulator encodes the protein MRKSDIQELKLMEEIDRADGATTQRELANKLNISLGLVNSFVKRIVRKGYFKVTTIPGRRVQYILTPKGISEKSQKTLSYVQYSLTYYKDVRSKLQELALDLMTKGVRRVALVGVGELAELFYLTMKQNDIEIVSVSSLASSGEFFLGYQVGPLDELSDFSEYVCVMELEKIDECIERLRELGVPDDRIVLSSNL
- a CDS encoding UpxY family transcription antiterminator, which codes for MSAEWYAVHIKSNHERVVRDILERMELTVFLPEKLTLSRRRDRRKTILAPLFPGYLFVEPGARIGWAREVVTTRSVVRILGQGGHPMPMFKNEVESLRILLESGENFKEISYLGPGDAVRIDDGPLTGAEGKVIRISRKEHLVVSVALLQRSVAVELSEKQVVKIS
- a CDS encoding NAD-dependent epimerase/dehydratase family protein yields the protein MKVLILGGDGFLGWPTAMHLSSCGHEVTVIDNYFRRTASAEIGAPQLYATPKLNERVVAWAAKSGKDIKVFEGDVTDCKFFLDVFKKVVPDTVVHYAEQPSAPYSMANYEQARFTLNNNLTGTLNLAYAVREVNPECHIVKLGTMGEYGTPDIDIEEGFIDIEHKGRKGRFLFPRQAGSLYHTTKIQDTDLLYFYVRAWGLRVTDLMQGPVYGLFTDEMDDDENLFTCFSYDETFGTALNRFVVQAVAGIPLTVYGAGGQTRGYLNIKDTMQCIRLAVDNPLDEGGLRVFNQFTETFSVNDLADRVVRAGKMLSLDVQVQSVENPRVEAEEHYYNPALSALPDLGLEPNLLTDDVLARILETVMKYKSNIHAESILPKTKWK
- a CDS encoding methyltransferase domain-containing protein, which produces MQEIQTGKNSMPENELVSQDILNRTSKSFGYQWREFKEISPEDEEHFLNYIFPVEASFFEGKVGLDAACGFGRHLFYSARYGAKLAIGMDFSDAAISAKENTRELGNARVVKGSAYQIPFQTDSLDYVYCIGALHHMPDPEGAFVELQKYLKPGSPIFIWVYSKSRGRLNALLEAVRKRTTRMPYGILKAICLLAACLDYGLFILPYRLLKAIPGVDSLTPRRIKLYAKFPFHTCFADWFDRLSAPIRFYYNREDMEGWAERSGLSNVKISPTGLYGWRLYGEKPN
- a CDS encoding hydroxyacid dehydrogenase — encoded protein: MAQKPVALYYRMLKYQPENLKRLDDLFSVIELDDPSEDTPEILSRVEVLFAPLGYFVGKEKMDLAKRLRVIASNTTGHPHIDVDCAVSKGIFVACLKFAPEFLKTITPTAELTWGLILALSRKILTAHESVLAGNWDRRPFGAPGMLSRMSLGVVGLGRLGSLVANYGLAFGMEVRYFDHSEKTIDPRIKRVATLKELVSVSDVISVHIPHEPETEGIFNREIFDSFKQGSYFVNTARGELIDWNALYSSLENGHIAGAALDVFEGEFVPGFIDNFPEHPFLKYAREHDNVIFTPHIGGSTIDAWLETEAHTIDMVVDELSRH